In Aspergillus fumigatus Af293 chromosome 2, whole genome shotgun sequence, a genomic segment contains:
- a CDS encoding S-adenosylmethionine-dependent methyltransferase, translated as MASTTSLQRGSRKVPEDILNEDILGRLLDQTITSTDPNQDNENITEGGFENPIPSVYTRGYPSPSPGAGTGIFAATNIPVGGTVMLIQRPFVAVLDTERLQDTCSGCLGQHHCNRDVNVELKACTGCRVVKYCNKTCQAKDWKFVHSFECRVYKELMPRVLPSNARAILRMILRSERGKYPKEELELFRKLESHMAEIQAQNWEQWQRISLTAKAVKKYSGCALDEEMLCHYGAKLELNSFNFHSPLADRLGFYLHPYAALINHSCDYNSVVGSDGDALYVKALRPIRKGEEILVSYIDATNPYKIRQTELLERYYFKCRCPKCGKGTNTREDRFLGEPHDLSVLEDAENAAMNVLNRIGSSRLSPLEAAGEIKRAMKNLHRTSAWPITRQPMVALRDELIVCLLSEDKPYEAYVHAAIRFRLVDPIVYPELGHPTRQMHAWVFAMLANELKLQGVPSLGGKKDSSAVCSAIWQSVLFYLMNELEVSPAVPTLKKIIRRAFAEGPVQMYNHGLRRSPGELIHSMSKAWRELDEIIYETLEKERA; from the exons ATGGCATCGACAACAAGCTTGCAACGGGGCAGCCGCAAAGTACCTGAAGATATCCTAAACGAGGATATTCTCGGGCGTCTGCTCGACCAAACCATCACCAGCACGGATCCCAACCAGGACAATGAGAACATTACGGAAGGGGGATTCGAGAACCCAATCCCTTCAGTCTACACAAGAGGCTATCCTTCCCCGTCGCCGGGCGCCGGAACAGGGATTTTTGCTGCGACGAATATCCCGGTCGGAGGGACCGTCATGCTCATCCAGAGGCCGTTCGTGGCAGTCCTGGATACTGAGCGGTTGCAGGATACCTGCTCCGGATGCCTGGGGCAGCATCATTGCAACAGGGATGTCAACGTCGAGTTAAAAGCTTGTACGGGGTGTCGGGTCGTGAAGTATTGTAATAAG ACCTGCCAAGCGAAAGACTGGAAGTTCGTTCACTCGTTCGAGTGTCGGGTCTACAAGGAGTTGATGCCCCGAGTGCTCCCAAGCAATGCCAGGGCTATTCTTCGGATGATCCTGCGCAGTGAGCGCGGCAAGTATCcaaaggaggagctggagctttTCCGCAAACTGGAGAGTCACATGGCAGAAATCCAAGCGCAGAACTGGGAACAGTGGCAGCGGATATCTTTGACGGCGAAGGCCGTGAAGAAGTACTCTGGATGCGCTCTGGATGAAGAAATGCTATGTCACTATGGTGCCAAA CTGGAATTAAACTCGTTCAACTTTCACAGCCCCTTAGCTGATCGTCTGGGGTTCTACCTGCACCCGTACGCGGCTTTGATTAATCACAGTTGCGACTACAATTCCGTCGTCGGCTCAGATGGCGACGCCCTCTACGTCAAGGCCCTCCGCCCAATTCGGAAAGGCGAGGAGATACTCGTATCGTACATCGACGCCACGAACCCATATAAAATCCGCCAGACAGAGCTCTTGGAGCGATACTACTTCAAATGCCGATGTCCCAAGTGCGGGAAAGGCACAAACACACGCGAAGACCGCTTCCTCGGCGAACCGCACGACCTCTCTGTCCTGGAAGACGCCGAGAACGCCGCAATGAATGTTTTAAACCGGATCGGTAGTTCACGGTTGAGCCCATTAGAGGCCGCCGGTGAGATTAAACGAGCCATGAAGAACCTACACAGAACCTCTGCGTGGCCGATCACCCGCCAGCCGATGGTCGCCCTGCGAGACGAGCTGAtcgtctgtcttctttcaGAGGACAAACCTTATGAGGCATACGTGCACGCCGCGATCCGCTTCCGGCTTGTTGATCCCATTGTGTATCCTGAACTGGGACACCCGACTCGACAGATGCATGCGTGGGTGTTTGCGATGCTCGCCAATGAGCTGAAGCTGCAGGGGGTGCCGTCGCTTGGCGGCAAGAAGGATTCGTCTGCGGTGTGCTCGGcgatctggcagtctgtTCTCTTTTATCTCATGAATGAACTCGAAGTGAGTCCTGCTGTGCCGACGCTGAAGAAAATCATTAGGAGGGCGTTTGCAGAGGGGCCGGTACAGATGTACAACCATGGCTTGAGACGGAGTCCTGGCGAGTTGATCCATTCCATGAGCAAAGCATGGAGGGAGCTCGATGAAATCATTTATGAGAcattggagaaggagagggctTGA
- a CDS encoding 40S ribosomal protein uS19: protein MADTEYNAEEAAEIKKRRQFRKFTYRGIDLDQLLDLSSEQLRDVVHARARRRFNRGLKRKPMGLIKKLRKAKQEAKPNEKPELVKTHLRDMIIVPEMIGSVIGIYSGKEFNQIEVKPEMVGHYLGEFSITYKPVKHGRPGIGATHSSRFIPLK from the exons ATGGCTGACACCGAATAC AACGCCGAGGAGGCTGCCG agatcaagaagagaagacaaTTCCGCAAGTTCACCTACCGCGGAATTGACCTCGACCA gctcctcgacctctccTCCGAACAGCTCCGCGATGTCGTGCACGCCCGCGCCCGCCGCAGGTTCAACCGTGGTCTGAAGCGCAAGCCCATGGGCCTGATCAAGAAGCTCCGCAAGGCCAAGCAGGAGGCCAAGCCCAACGAGAAGCCCGAGCTCGTCAAGACCCACCTGCGTGACATGATCATTGTCCCTGAGATGATCGGCAGCGTCATCGGTATCTACTCCGGAAAGGAGTTCAACCAGATTGAGGTCAAGCCCGAGATGGTTGGCCACTACCTTGGTGAATTCTCCATCACATA CAAGCCCGTCAAGCACGGTCGTCCCGGTATCGGTGCCACCCACTCTTCTCGTTTCATTCCCCTCAagtaa
- the aspf8 gene encoding ribosomal protein P2, with amino-acid sequence MKHLAAYLLLALAGNTSPSSEDVKAVLSSVGIDADEERLNKLIAELEGKDLQELIAEGSTKLASVPSGGAAAAAPAAAGAAAGGAAAPAAEEKKEEEKEESDEDMGFGLFD; translated from the exons ATGAAGCACCTCGCCGCttacctcctcctcgcccttgcTGGCAACACCTCCCCGTCCTCTGAGGATGTCAAGGCCGTCCTCTCTTCCGTTGGCATtgatgccgatgaggagCGCCTGAACAAGCTCATTGCTGAGCTCGAGGGCAAGGACCTCCAGGAG CTCATCGCCGAGGGTTCCACCAAGCTCGCTTCCGTTCCCTCCGGTGgtgctgccgccgctgctcctgccgctgccggtgccgctgccggtggtgctgctgctcctgccgctgaggagaagaaggaggaggagaaggaggagtcCGACGAGGACATGGGCTTCGGTCTTTTCGACTAA
- a CDS encoding ATP-dependent (S)-NAD(P)H-hydrate dehydratase translates to MEPVHVSTSSKVLFKKVRKIVPPLLEKFHKGQHGRVAVIGGSLDYTGAPYFSSMASARLGCDMSHVICEKSAATVIKSYSPNLMVHPLLPSTDSVSNPGSIDARALASPIVSMLSRLHALVIGPGLGRDGVTLKVVTEVMKEARSRSIPFVLDADGLLLVTEDPNLVKGYKDCILTPNVNEFSRLAKALGIEVPSQAQIAAQTDESDKTSKESQACEQLSQALGGVTIIQKGPHDVISNGVTTLISDLKGGLKRSGGQGDTLTGSLGTLLAWRAAYHNKSWDSGEQENPKEAQSKQDVLAELESENKRMSPATTLLLVAWAGSGITRECSRRAFNAKGRSLQASDLTDEVHESFLELIGEPEASRTHL, encoded by the exons ATGGAACCGGTGCATGTATCGACCTCCTCGAAGGTCCTGTTCAAAAAAGTGCGCAAGATTGTGCCTCCGTTGCTGGAGAAGTTCCACAAGG GTCAACATGGACGCGTGGCTGTCATCGGAGGCTCTTTAGA CTACACAGGGGCTCCATACTTCTCTTCAATGGCATCAGCTCGATTAG GATGTGACATG AGCCATGTTATTTGTGAGAAATCTGCAGCTACG GTTATCAAGTCCTACTCCCCGAATCTGATGGTACATCCATTGCTTCCGAGTACCGACTCGGTTAGCAACCCCGGTAGCATTGATGCTCGCGCACTTGCAAGCCCTATTGTGTCCATGCTATCCCGGCTGCATGCGTTAGTAATCGGTCCCGGTCTAGGTCGTGATGGAGTGACTCTCAAAGTGGTCACCGAAGTTATGAAAGAGGCGCGGTCCCGCTCGATACCCTTTGTTCTAGACGCTGATGGTCTCCTTCTTGTGACGGAGGATCCCAACCTGGTCAAAGGCTACAAGGACTGTATCTTGACACCCAATGTCAACGAATTCAGCCGATTGGCTAAGGCGCTGGGCATTGAGGTTCCCAGTCAGGCACAGATTGCAGCCCAGACTGATGAAAGCGACAAGACCAGCAAAGAATCGCAGGCTTGCGAGCAACTTTCACAGGCCTTGGGCGGTGTGACAATTATCCAGAAAGGACCGCATGATGTAATTTCAAACGGTGTGACGACCCTGATCTCGGACTTGAAAGGAGGCTTGAAGCGCAGTGGGGGCCAAGGAGATACACTCACAGGATCTCTTGGGACACTGCTGGCTTGGAGAGCTGCTTACCATAACAAATCATGGGACTCCGGCGAGCAAGAGAACCCGAAAGAAGCGCAGTCTAAGCAGGATGTGTTGGCTGAGCTTGAGTCAGAGAACAAGAGAATGTCCCCAGCGACAACCCTACTACTGGTTGCATGGGCTGGCAGTGGCATCACTCGTGAATGTTCTCGGCGGGCGTTCAATGCCAAGGGCAGGAGCCTGCAGGCTAGCGATCTTACTGACGAAGTTCATGAAAGCTTCTTGGAATTGATTGGGGAACCGGAAGCTTCCAGGACCCATCTGTAG
- a CDS encoding putative adhesin codes for MKNLSILTSLLLASASLVFSSSIPPKCGTCNPLSGENHCDITTSCINTGTRFHCACRAGYKASKDNHDVSKQFRLNVPNYQFLVFTPESTECNTLCDNPYGASPDLCAEIPIQDKCAI; via the coding sequence ATGAAGAacctctccatcctcacctctctcctcctcgcctccgcctccctcgtcttctcctccagtaTTCCCCCCAAGTGCGGAACCTGCAACCCGCTCTCCGGCGAGAACCACTGCGACATTACCACCTCCTGCATCAACACAGGCACTCGCTTCCATTGCGCCTGCCGTGCCGGTTACAAGGCCTCGAAGGACAACCACGACGTCAGCAAACAGTTCCGTTTGAATGTCCCCAACTACCAGTTCCTGGTCTTCACCCCCGAAAGCACCGAGTGCAACACCCTCTGTGACAACCCCTACGGCGCAAGCCCGGACTTGTGCGCTGAGATTCCTATCCAAGACAAGTGCGCTATTTGA
- a CDS encoding DNA replication licensing factor MCM7 produces the protein MALVQYPPPVDYAAQLNAFKDFLQHFKTFESASEAAATEAIEDLHIDGDATSDEYDFMDDVENENGQQGTRARRGRREPKLKYMQILQDIADRERSNVLIELDDLATFEKSLPEDTDLKLVESIQRNTKRYIDVFSDAVDAVMPKETKEITFKDDVLDVIMSQREKRNEAMAMAAEADMDAAAAPSMFPPELTRRYTLNFKPLTPSGSSSDRYSKALAVRNVRAEHLGSLITVRGITTRVSDVKPSVQINAYTCDRCGCEVFQPVTTKQFLPMTECLSEECKQNNSKGQLFLSTRASKFVPFQEVKIQEMADQVPVGHIPRTLTIHCHGSLTRQLNPGDVVDVAGIFLPTPYTGFRAIRAGLLTDTYLEAQHITHHKKSYNDLTMDSRTLRKIEQYQKSGNMYEYLSRSIAPEIYGHLDVKKALLLLLIGGVTKEMGDGMHIRGDINICLMGDPGVAKSQLLKYIAKVAPRGVYTTGRGSSGVGLTAAVMRDPVTDEMVLEGGALVLADNGICCIDEFDKMDDADRTAIHEVMEQQTISISKAGITTTLNARTSILAAANPLYGRYNPRISPVENINLPAALLSRFDVMFLILDTPQREADEELANHVAYVHMHNKHPEVDDAGVLFTPNEVRQYIAKARTYRPVVPSSVSDYMVGAYVRMRKQQKSDEASKKQFSHVTPRTLLGVVRLSQALARLRFSEEVIREDVDEALRLIEVSKASLANDGHSGIDQSPSSKIYNLIRGMRESGAAAVGDGEEGELSMRRIRERVLAKGFTEDQLTMAIDEYEELNVWQVVNNGTRLIFLDLGGDEAMDI, from the exons ATGGCTCTCGTTCAGTACCCACCGCCAGTCGACTATGCGGCGCAACTCAACGCCTTCAAAGACTTTTTGCAGCATTTCAAAACATTCGAATCAGCTTCCGAAGCTGCTGCAACCGAGGCGATTGAAGATCTCCACATCGACGGAGATGCTACCAGCGATGAATATGACTTCATGGACGATGTGGAAAATGAGAACGGACAACAAGGGACAAGAGCACGTCGCGGGCGTCGAGAACCAAAGCTCAAGTACATGCAGATCCTGCAGGACATAGCAGATCGGGAACGGTCAAACGTTCTGATTGAATTGGATGACTTGGCTACA TTCGAAAAATCCCTACCAGAGGACACAGATTTGAAGCTCGTGGAGTCCATACAACGGAATACTAAGCGTTACATCGATGTTTTCTCTGATGCAGTCGATGCTGTTATGCCGAAAGAAACGAAGGAAATCAC CTTCAAGGACGATGTTCTCGATGTCATCATGTCGCAACGTGAAAAGCGGAATGAGGCTATGGCAATGGCTGCGGAGGCCGATATGGATGCGGCTGCGGCTCCCTCGATGTTTCCTCCCGAGTTGACTCGTCGATACACACTCAATTTCAAGCCTCTTACTCCGTCTGGGTCGAGCAGCGACCGGTACTCCAAGGCTCTCGCAGTCCGTAATGTGCGAGCAGAGCACCTGGGTAGTCTGATCACGGTTCGCGGTATTACAACTCGTGTCTCGGACGTCAAACCATCAGTCCAGATCAACGCCTATACTTGCGATCGGTGTGGATGCGAAGTGTTTCAGCCAGTTACCACAAAACAATTTCTGCCTATGACTGAGTGCTTGTCTGAAGAGTGCAAGCAGAACAACTCGAAGGGACAATTGTTTCTTTCCACTCGTGCTTCGAAATTCGTTCCCTTCCAGGAGGTCAAGATCCAAGAAATGGCAGATCAGGTTCCTGTTGGTCACATTCCACGAACACTAACCATTCACTGCCATGGGAGCCTGACACGACAACTCAACCCTGGAGATGTTGTCGACGTCGCGGGCATCTTCCTTCCCACACCTTACACCGGGTTCAGGGCCATCCGTGCCGGCCTCTTGACCGACACATACTTGGAAGCTCAGCATATCACACATCACAAGAAGTCGTACAATGATCTGACGATGGACAGCCGGACGCTCCGAAAGATTGAACAGTACCAAAAGTCTGGAAATATGTACGAGTACCTGTCTCGTTCCATCGCTCCCGAGATTTACGGCCATCTTGACGTGAAGAAAGCCTTGCTTCTTCTACTTATTGGAGgtgtgacaaaggaaatggGCGACGGCATGCATATCCGTGGTGACATCAATATCTGCCTGATGGGTGATCCTGGTGTCGCCAAATCGCAATTGCTGAAATATATTGCCAAGGTTGCTCCACGAGGCGTATACACTACTGGACGAGGTAGCAGTGGAGTTGGTCTTACTGCTGCTGTTATGAGAGACCCTGTAACGGATGAGATGGTGCTGGAGGGAGGAGCCCTGGTTTTGGCGGACAATGGCATTTGCTGTATCGATGAGTTCGACAAGATGGACGATGCCGATCGGACTGCTATCCATGAAGTGATGGAGCAACAAACCATCTCCATTTCCAAGGCTGGCATCACAACAACCCTGAACGCCCGTACCTCCATCCTGGCTGCAGCCAATCCTCTCTATGGACGGTACAACCCGCGAATCTCTCCAGTGGAGAACATCAACCTTCCCGCCGCATTGCTCTCGCGTTTCGACGTCATGTTCCTCATCCTAGACACTCCACAGCGGGAAGCCGATGAGGAATTAGCCAACCACGTCGCGTACGTCCACATGCACAACAAACACCCCGAGGTCGACGATGCCGGAGTCTTGTTCACACCAAATGAAGTCCGTCAGTACATCGCTAAGGCGCGCACATATCGGCCTGTCGTGCCCTCGTCAGTTTCCGATTACATGGTCGGAGCTTACGTGCGAATGAGGAAGCAACAAAAGAGCGACGAAGCCAGCAAGAAGCAATTCTCTCATGTGACTCCCCGTACTTTGCTTGGTGTCGTTCGTCTCTCGCAAGCTCTTGCCCGTCTTCGCTTCAGCGAAGAGGTCATCAGggaggatgtcgatgagGCTTTGCGTCTTATCGAGGTCAGCAAAGCATCACTGGCCAATGACGGTCATTCCGGCATAGACCAGAGCCCCAGTAGCAAGATCTACAATCTCATTCGCGGTATGCGCGAGAGCGGTGCTGCCGCTGTTGGGGACGGTGAAGAGGGTGAACTTAGCATGAGAAGGATTAGGGAACGCGTTCTTGCCAAAGGCTTCACAGAGGATCAGCTCACAATGGCGATCGACGAATACGAAGAGCTTAAT GTTTGGCAAGTCGTTAACAACGGAACTCGCCTCATTTTCTTGGATCTCGGAGGCGATGAGGCAATGGACATATAA
- the pex1 gene encoding AAA family ATPase peroxin 1, which yields MAPRKPSSIAEVALVPLKNCLVNLPPSLVSLLVNANTAAQNVIVELQYRQASGRANSNQAQRSCYLGWTGMPSKRKLAPVVGREGISSGPMRELDVSTVEVDTTFGRVLGLSEGQKVGIYIHLDPPVAHTINIEPLTPEDWEIIELHANFLELNLLSQIRALPNPTYSSAQSEHIHPLALHLSPTSTANIIITSLIPAPSNTSPFAKIAPDAEVIVAPKVRPKSASRGPRGDSRSVNGSSRKSVGGRSSGSTVRPKSGRDSTSRGALFFRGVDRRLVEPYFDEEFEDDTNEGFRVWVDPDMLATSELRGASWVCISVVQPAGLKAPPDPQQQMNQAEQKASEAGLPATNLVARLAPWVDSPDSQHIAMSTMLCSALGAEGMVGGIIRVEAAPPQLQPSIVRTLKIYPFMSDSAKKKDGLKFGSDTAAAKDALLERIKVIYGSTGTDKGLLSGPLTEGMILPRFENPTVSAFDGAIVRFDPPLKSSPDGPKQMLGWVLGSEAKLSLEVQAEIPRPAEQGQLSFPTEEPLPNSIPEMVGIDQVISQSLDNLTKSSSVLVTGGLGSGKTALTHFLAHRLRKDHLFNVKYFSCRKLVTDETRISNIKETLNRLFMSASWCARLGGQSVVILDDLDKLCPVETELQVGGDNGRSRQNSEVICSMVREYCSMNSSVVLLATAQSKESLNNVIIGGHVVREIIHLRAPDKEGRRKVLEKLTSHDRASTSLTNGHARTASASTQDSWLDPSNPGSRPSSAGADGFVLARDIDFLDLAGKTDGYMPGDLVLLVARARNEALIRSVRDPQAASKAVTLGAEDFENAIRGFTPASLRNVTLTSSTTTFSAIGGLHETRKMLLETLQYPTKYAPIFAQCPLRLRSGLLLYGFPGCGKTLLASAIAGECGLNFISVKGPEILNKYIGASEKSVRDLFERAQAARPCILFFDEFDSIAPKRGHDSTGVTDRVVNQLLTQMDGAEGLSGVYVLAATSRPDLIDPALLRPGRLDKSLLCDMPNHSDRLDIIRAVSTKLVMDAEVVARMDEIAARTDGFSGADLQAVVYNAHLEAVHDALGDHSGTNDKSTAKSSSKPTSSTSSKSFIQFLYSTPEQRAGAVSLPPPAVVAAKIEAIKNARRRQRQIEQGTTSAVPTTNGATTEEAPREEIVVRWEHMERSLSNTRCSLSENERRRLQAIYREFVEGRNGEMPNGEAGREIGGRTSLM from the exons ATGGCGCCCAGAAAACCCTCGAGCATAGCGGAGGTCGCACTCGTTCCTTTGAAGAACTGTCTAGTGAACTTGCCTCCGTCACTTGTCTCACTGCTGGTCAATGCCAACACT GCTGCCCAAAATGTCATAGTTGAGCTACAATATCGCCAAGCTTCGGGGAGGGCAAACAGCAACCAGGCGCAGCGATCATGTTACCTAGGATGGACAGGAATGCCGAGCAAGCGAAAGCTTGCACCCGTCGTTGGTCGGGAAGGGATTAGTAGTGGACCTATGAGGGAGCTGGACGTATCTACTGTTGAGGTAGATACCACGTTTGGAAGAGTTCTGGGCCTCTCAGAAGGGCAGAAG GTTGGGATATATATTCACCTTGATCCCCCAGTCGCTCACACCATAAATATCGAGCCATTAACTCCGGAAGATTGGGAGA TTATTGAGCTTCATGCGAATTTCCTGGAGCTCAATCTCCTGTCACAAATCCGCGCTCTCCCGAATCCTACATACAGCTCGGCACAGTCGGAGCACATTCATCCCCTTGCGCTGCACCTTTCCCCGACATCCACCGCTAACATCATCATTACCTCGCTTATTCCTGCACCATCAAATACATCGCCATTTGCGAAAATAGCACCCGATGCAGAAGTTATTGTCGCGCCAAAGGTACGCCCTAAATCTGCCTCAAGAGGTCCAAGGGGCGATAGCCGAAGCGTGaatggcagcagcaggaaaAGTGTCGGTGGGAGAAGCAGTGGAAGCACGGTGCGACCCAAGAGCGGCCGTGACTCCACAAGTAGAGGCGCTCTCTTTTTTCGAGGGGTGGATCGCCGCTTGGTTGAGCCGTACTTCGATGAAGAATTCGAGGATGATACCAATGAGGGCTTCCGCGTGTGGGTCGACCCCGACATGCTTGCAACAAGTGAGCTTCGTGGGGCCAGCTGGGTCTGCATTTCTGTCGTCCAACCTGCGGGATTAAAGGCGCCACCGGATCCCCAGCAACAAATGAACCAGGCCGAGCAGAAGGCAAGCGAAGCAGGGCTGCCAGCGACAAATCTGGTGGCTAGGTTAGCGCCCTGGGTAGACTCGCCAGACAGTCAGCATATCGCCATGTCTACTATGCTATGCTCTGCGCTGGGCGCTGAAGGTATGGTTGGGGGCATTATTCGTGTTGAAGCAGCTCCTCCGCAGTTGCAACCATCTATTGTCAGGACGCTTAAGATCTACCCGTTCATGTCTGATTCTGCTAAGAAAAAGGACGGACTCAAATTTGGGTCAGACACTGCAGCAGCCAAAGATGCGCTTCTTGAGCGTATCAAAGTGATTTATGGTAGCACCGGGACAGATAAAGGGCTGTTGTCTGGCCCTTTAACCGAGGGGATGATTTTACCAAGGTTCGAAAATCCAACAGTGTCCGCGTTCGATGGCGCTATTGTCCGATTCGATCCTCCCCTGAAAAGCAGTCCTGATGGCCCCAAGCAGATGCTCGGCTGGGTTTTGGGGTCCGAAGCGAAGCTATCGCTGGAGGTGCAAGCTGAGATTCCAAGACCTGCTGAACAAGGTCAATTGTCCTTCCCCACCGAGGAGCCGCTTCCCAACAGTATTCCCGAGATGGTTGGTATCGATCAGGTCATTTCTCAGTCCCTTGACAACTTGACCAAATCATCTTCTGTCTTGGTGACGGGCGGTCTCGGGTCCGGAAAGACAGCGCTGACGCATTTTCTGGCACATCGTCTGCGAAAAGACCATTTGTTCAACGTGAAATATTTCTCTTGCCGTAAACTTGTCACTGATGAAACTCGAATCTCAAATATCAAGGAGACCCTCAATCGCCTGTTCATGTCTGCTTCTTGGTGTGCTCGTCTTGGCGGCCAGTCGGTTGTGattctggatgatcttgacaaGCTGTGCCCTGTGGAAACTGAGCTGCAGGTAGGAGGGGACAATGGCCGCAGCCGTCAAAATAGCGAGGTGATCTGTTCGATGGTGCGAGAATACTGCTCAATGAACTCTTCTGTGGTGCTGTTAGCGACCGCTCAATCGAAAGAGTCCTTGAACAACGTCATCATCGGGGGCCATGTGGTCCGAGAGATCATCCACCTAAGAGCGCCTGATAAGGAAGGACGGCGCAAAGTGCTTGAGAAGCTGACGAGCCATGATCGAGCCTCCACCAGCCTAACCAATGGACATGCACGAACGGCGAGCGCGTCCACTCAAGACTCCTGGTTAGATCCTTCGAATCCCGGAAGCCGTCCGAGCTCCGCTGGTGCAGATGGCTTTGTTCTCGCGCGAGACATCGATTTCCTCGATCTGGCTGGGAAGACAGATGGATACATGCCCGGCGATCTTGTCTTGCTTGTCGCCCGGGCGCGAAATGAGGCTCTGATACGGTCCGTTCGAGACCCTCAGGCCGCATCCAAAGCAGTCACTCTTGGTGctgaggactttgagaacGCCATCAGAGGATTCACGCCGGCATCTCTGCGCAATGTCACGCTCACATCCTCTACCACAACATTTTCAGCTATTGGTGGTCTGCACGAGACCCGGAAGATGCTGCTGGAAACCTTGCAGTACCCAACCAAGTATGCGCCTATCTTCGCGCAATGTCCTCTGCGTTTGCGTTCCGGCTTGCTCCTGTACGGCTTTCCGGGATGCGGGAAGACCCTTCTGGCAAGTGCGATAGCAGGCGAATGTGGCCTGAACTTCATTAGCGTCAAGGGTCCCGAAATCCTGAACAAGTATATTGGTGCGAGCGAAAAGAGTGTGCGTGATCTGTTTGAACGAGCCCAGGCCGCTCGACCgtgcattctcttctttgaCGAATTCGATAGTATTGCTCCCAAGCGTGGCCACGACTCCACCGGCGTCACGGATCGTGTCGTCAACCAGCTTCTCACACAGATGGATGGTGCGGAAGGCCTCTCAGGCGTGTATGTTCTTGCTGCCACGTCTCGGCCTGACCTAATTGACCCTGCGTTGCTCCGGCCCGGACGACTGGACAAGTCTCTACTCTGCGACATGCCAAATCATTCGGACCGGCTCGACATCATTCGAGCTGTGAGTACAAAGCTGGTGATGGACGCCGAGGTTGTTGCTCGTATGGACGAAATAGCTGCGAGAACTGATGGCTTCTCCGGAGCCGATCTGCAAGCCGTCGTGTATAATGCCCACCTAGAAGCTGTCCACGATGCACTTGGCGACCATTCGGGTACAAACGACAAATCCACCGCAAAGAGCAGTTCCAAGCCTACAtcgagcaccagcagcaagtcATTTATCCAGTTTCTGTACTCGACGCCGGAGCAAAGAGCTGGTGCCGTCTCTTTACCGCCACCAGCCGTCGTTGCTGCCAAAATCGAAGCCATCAAGAACGCCCGGCGTCGTCAACGGCAGATCGAACAGGGTACAACTAGTGCCGTGCCGACTACAAATGGGGCTACTACTGAAGAAGCGCCGCGCGAGGAGATCGTAGTCCGATGGGAACACATGGAACGATCCCTTTCCAACACACGCTGCTCACTCAGCGAAAATGAACGCAGGCGGTTGCAAGCGATCTATCGTGAATTTGTGGAGGGACGTAATGGTGAAATGCCGAATGGCGAAGCAGGTCGGGAGATCGGTGGTCGGACGAGCCTGATGTAG